The Danio aesculapii chromosome 7, fDanAes4.1, whole genome shotgun sequence DNA window TTTGCCTATTAATAAGTCTGTGTGTGGAGTGTTACTGGCACTGTCTAGAGTTGCACAAGCTGCCTTACATAAGCCAGAAAGATAAACACATAGGGTATTCTCATGCCCTCCCCATAGCTCTACATTTGTGACATTTTAGCCAAGCCTAAAAATATAGGTTTAAAAAAGCCCAGTAGTCAAGGTCAGTGtgatcaaaataaatgtattgatgTCTCGAATATAGCAGTACAAAAAACATCATGTTATATCTTTTATAAAAGACATAAACACATTGTGTATGGTGATGTTTGTATATAGGAATGaactaactaattaattaaaatatattttctcttttcctttTTTGTGTAGGATTGAGAGTTACTCGTGTAAGATGGCTGGTGACGACAAGCACATGTTTAAGCAGTTCTGTCAGGAAGGAGAGCCTCACGTACTGGAGGCTCTGTCACCCCCTCAATCCAGCAGTGCCCCGAGTCCAAACCTGTAAGATTTTAGTGCACACTAGTCTTCGTTCTCTTGCACTATACCCTCTCTCTGATCAATCTCTTCGGTTATTTTCTTTTAGATTGGGGAAGAGCGGAGAAGACATCGAGAACCCACTGAGCGATAAATGTTGCAGGAAGACTTTGTTCTACCTTATCACCACCCTGAACGAATCGTTCCGGCCTGATTATGATTTCAGTGCGGCCCGTGCCCATGAGTTCAGCCGAGAGCCAAGCGCTAACTGGGTTAGTTTCCACTGCTCTGATATGGTCATGTCAGCTGGATACAGAAAACGTTGTAATGTCACACTACTTGTATATGATATGATGCAATATTATGCAAATATGATATTGTATTTAAGGTCTAGTGCAATGAAgatgcactgttaaaaaaaaactttacatttaaaacctTAAATTTACTGATAAcctacttgcattacatttttttaaattcgtTTTTAGTTTGACAATGTATATTAAAAGGTTATAAATTCTATACATTTTCAGTCAATAAtaactgatcttttttttttactatgtgtAATCTTTTGGGCACTTCATATTTAGTGAATTATGCTATATTTACTTTGTAAGAAGCTACTGTATCTTTGACTGTTTTAAGAGATAgattgaaatggaaaaaaatgatttaaaagggAGAAAAAGTAAAAAGATTTAATTGAGAGGGTAGAGTTACATCAAcacatttgattgttttatttgttcattgtttctttgatttatgatttttttttgttggtaaCCGTTTGGTATGAAATGTGAAAAGACGTCCTGTGAACGCACAaatccttaaagggacagttcgctTACGAATGAAAATGTaatcaacatttactcactcaagtggtttcaacccttttttttttttcaaacacaaagaTATTATTTAAGACAtctggtttttgtgtgtgtaaagagGATATGACCTTAAACAACTTTGGAGGTTGTGTAAATGTTGACAGGATtacaatttttgtgtgaactactcTTAAACATTTCAGAAATATTCCTCTGTGAAATTCTTTGATAAAATGTGCTATTAGTTTATATTTGTGATTCAAAATGCCCTGTATACTGAAAAAATATTGATTTGGTAATGAAATggattaatcataataattttatctGTTTAGTTGGACTTCCATGAACATTTTGGGTTTGGTTCGATTTCCTAAGCCTCTGTTTGTTTCCTCCAGGTGGCAAACTCTGTAAACAGTAGCCTTTATTCTGCTGTGGGCGAGCAGTTTAACTCTTTAGGCCCAGAACTGTGGACTGCCATTGACCAAGAGATAAACCTGCAGGGCTGTGACATCTACAGGTGTGTGATGAGTCAAGAAATGATTTCTCTTATCGATTTGTCATTTTGAAAACCTTTTTATACATTGTTCTATATATATTGATTTCCAGTAATGGGCATTGTTCTTGTGTTTGTAGCTACAACCCAGACCTGGACTCTGATCCCTTTGGTGAGGAAGGAAGCCTGTGGTCTTTCAACTACTTCTTTTACAACAAGAAGCTTAAGCGCATTTTATTCTTCACATGCCGCTCAGTCAGGTCAGTAAACACTCTTGGTACACAGGCACACATACAATATAGAAAATGAATTTCCCATTCATTGTGTTTATCATCGTCTTCTGTTTAGTGTCCTTAGCAGTTATGGCCGCAGTGGCCTCGACAATGAGTTGGACATGGAACTGGACGATGAAGAGGAATTGGACGGCTTCATGGAAGACAGGTGAAGTTATTTTCATAATCCATAGTCTGAAAATACACTTGTGTTTTCATCATTTGTATTAAACAACCATGTCACAACAAAGTTCTATTATGTTCTTCAACTACGATGTAAAAAGAAGAGAATTTGAAAAGGAGAATTTTAATCCATTAGCAAACTTGGAGCGATATTTTGATTAACATGTAAAGTGATAAGCAGCTCAGTAACAAAAACGcacaacaaaaacaagaaaaagcagttaagaaagcatttaattaataaaatattttttatttttaaattgaagttTTCTATTGCATTACGGTGTGTTTATGTCTGGAATTAATTTTAGTGACTGACTGCTAAATTTCTTGTCTATTTAACAAATTTACCTGTGATTAATGATAGagatggctgatgtgaaactgatgTTTTGATACAGTGTCGAGATTCCGAAGCGCAAgcgtttcgaaacactgcaccaaaACATGATCCAAAACGTTGTCACGTAACagaagcgattcaaagcatcgtcATTTTAGAAGCTTTTCGAGACAtggcgaatctgcatttgactgacagggtaaaaaaaaacgttatctcatgtagcctagtggaccgtgcatgtgcacagagtaactgtaCTGCGAATagcccgagttcgaatcccgattTGTGCAAATACACTGTAGTTatgatttgatgtattttaataatgttctctttttttatgaccaaaacaagacatatttattcacaaagtgttcattcggatgactgaccaatgttaaaacaaaacgcaTTACAAGAACATTacaagagcatttaaaaactaacatctacaGCTATATCACCCTGAACTCGAACCCATCATCTCTGCATGTCAGTCAGGAGCTTCTCACTGATCCACTGAATCACTTGATACCTCAACActacaacgtggggtttaatacctcaatttgctaatgaccactaggtgtcactgtagataTGGGTTTTGAAATGTTTGAAGCTTCGACACGTTTGCTTCGActatttcagtgtttcatgacgcctcactttgcccaccactaggtTGTAATGAAGACACCTTGActttgaaaaatacatttttgcatcaacgttttaatgatttgtttttttcttaagtcTTGCTgggaaataagaaagaaaaataagtccagATTTACTAGGGTAGACAAGGCCCTAAAACACTCCATCTTTAACATCTTCCAATAGCctcatttattataatattatatatatatatataacacacacgcacagaacAAGAAAAAACATTGGCTTGTACTGTAGATGTACAAAAGACAATATAAAAGAGAAGagacacaaaaaaacacatcatagtcacaaaatatacaataaaagctGGAGAGGGTATATAACTTAAACCTCAGAGGGGTCACTGGATTCCTCTTGAGATATAGATTTGTCAAGATATAGATTGGTCAGGTTTTAGTATATCAACAATGAATGGTTCATCATAGTCTTTTAAAACAACTTGTTTACTGTGTATTGCAGGATTCCCAGAGCTCTGTGTGTCTAAAGTTTCTTCACGGGTCAAATCCTGAGCTTCAGCCAAAGGGCCTCACTGTTAACTTTGCACCcacttctttctttttcaagAAAAGGACTTTCAAAACTTTACTTTCTAGAGGTTTTCTGAAATCTGTGTGCTTcatttttactttactttgtGGAATGAGGAGGAGGAATATTAGATTCCAGAGAGCTGCTTGGACAAGTTTTGACATGGACTCATTTAGGCAGTGGTGAAGCTGAGACTGTAAAAACCACTGGACACCAGCTCTCACAGGAAAGAAATGAAGCAACATTCAAACACCAGCATCAtaagagggtgtgtgtgtggactaaAGACTGTTTGAGTACCATTTCTGCCCCtctgttttattgctttttatttttttatcattttaagtttttaaactGTGAAAGGTTTGGAGCTTCTGTATGTGAATTTTGTCATTTAACTTGATATGTAGTCTGACTCTttgaaacttaatttttttgtcagatttttatcCAAAGTAAATAGCAGGTACTTTTTTCTTCTCTGAATGTTTCTTTTGAATTTAACTCATGGCTTTGCAAATAAGCAATAGATATTTTAGATTGTATTTGCCTTGCATTGTTGTTCATGGTTAAACTGTCTATAAAGCTTTTTGTAAGCGTGATTATTTGaattcatctttttttgtatatacAGCACTGATTCTCTTTATTATTGTTTCCATTTTTGTTGCCATTTATTTGGCTCTTTATAATGTGAGTTTTTAAAGGAACTCTCCACATTTTTGGGGAAACATGTTGATTTTACAAGTTTACTAGAGTTgagttttgctatttttgaattcattcagctgTTTTCTGCGAGTGACAGGGGagcttttattttagcttggAATAAACTATGGAATTTGATCAGACCATTAGCATCCCACTCaagtgtaaaaaaagaaaagaaaacagtcCTGTTAATTTTCCCATTCAAGCATGGCTATTCTGTAGTTGCATTGTGTACTATGAAAATGAAAGTTACGAATTTCTAGGCGGATATGTCTTGGGACTATACTtgcattctggtgtaataatcatggtactttgctgctgtaccatggtcGCAATGGTCTTCGGCTAGgtaactaagtgaagtttcacgaACTAATtacgagaggagcatgtgataggattgactacagctgatccccatcactaatcactaactagccaatcggatcattataaaaattaatataaatatccagcctaaaCATTTCATAACAATGTGAAATTTTGAAACAACAGTGTTGATATGGAAAGACAAATGTGAACAGAATCTCTCTTGTAGTCATTTAGGATGCAaagcaacacattttttaaaatattattttaagatgACTGAACATCTGTGACAATAAAACTATGATTTTGTGTTGATACCTGAAATCTTAAGCTTTGACTATTTATTAACTGATACTGAACAGCAGCATTTAGATGCTGTTATTTAAAGTGACAGAAAAATGAGggaaattaaatttagtaaaatattaattcacAAATGCAGTTAGATTTTTAAATAGCATCTTTATTCATTGaagtttttcttcatttttgtggccatttgcatatatttgacccccttttgccttcagaactgccttaatccttcatggcatagattcaacaaggtactggaaatattcctcagagattttggtccatattggcatgatagcatcacgcagttgctgcaggtttgtcgactgcacatccatgatgcgaatctcccataccaccacatcccaaaggtgctctattggattgagttctggtgactgtggaggccatttgagtacagtgaactcattgtcatgttcaagaaacgagtctgagatgattcacgctttatgacatgccatgttatcctgctggaagtagccatcagaagatgggtacactgtagtcataaatggatggacatcgtcagcaacaatactcaggtaggctgtggcgttggcacgatgctcaattgatactaatgggcacaaagtgtgccatAAAGATATCTCCAACACATTACATTTTGAGCATTCTCTGtaatccctagagatggttgtgcgtgaaaatcccagatcagcagtttctgaaatactcagaccagcccatctggcaccaacaaccatgccacgttcaaagtcacttaaatcacctttattcccattctgatactcgtttgaactgcagcagatcgtcttgaccatgtctacatgcctaaatgcattgagttactaccatgtgattggctgattagaaattcgcCTTAACTTAATAAGTGTAATGTATACTGTAATTATCGCTATATGTATTCCGGGGTGTGGACAAAATACTTTATATGAAAGAACAAATATtggattaataaaataatatgattgATCCAAACGCGACAGTTATCCTATCAGTCAAGAGGAAAGCCCGTGAGTGTGCTCCCTTACACGGATGCTTACTTGACTTAACAACATAAGCTTATCGTGGGTGAACAAAtgctaaatattcatttatggatGTTACAAGCCGCTAAAATCAATAATCTAAAAACGCGATGAAATTACTGACAAAAAAAGTGGCAAATATGCAtaatacactttattttatgCTAACGTTTTGGTTACCCAAGGGTCGTCGCTAAATGAATGCGTCTTATTTACGTCATCAGACGGCGACGATGGTTTCAGTGGTAAACATCAGTGCAGGGAGGCAAAGCGGCATGAATAAACACTCCAGAGATATAATCATCGTGTAAAATGTAAGCAGTTCTTACAAGACCGTCTGTTGGATATGTTATCACGCCATAAAACATCCATTACTCAACTACATCGCGCTTATTAAATCCTATATTTAGGTTTATCAGACGTTAAAGACGCTCGCGACATTGCGAAGGCTGTTAAACGATACTAATGGAAAGGAGCATGTAGTTCGTTTGCAGGATGTCAGTGTGAGGGGGGAGTTTTGCGGCTGCTTTAGAGAAACGGAGGcgcttttataaataaataaaggtatgaCCTTCTCTTTCCTCTCTCGTCTGTCATTTGGTTTCTGTGTCAAAGTAGTAATCTTCATTTTTGCGCAGATGGTTCTGTCTTTGGTGAACCTGTGCGCCCGGGAGGTGGTGAGCGATCATAGCTCTTCGCCCTACTGGCTGAGTTGTGTGCCCAGAGAGCTATACCGAGCCCTGCTTGACGCCGCCTTCACCCACTGTCGTCCTCTGGCCGTCGGCGAGCTCGTCCAGCGGTGGCCTGAGCGAATACTGACCGCTGGAGGCAGCAGAAGAGTGGGACAGTCCCAGTGTCCTCCAAACCGCCTCTGCGTTCAGGCTCTGCTGCTGGCAGTGGTCAGAGGACTCTCGGATAAGAGGTAACTAAACATTCACCCttttcattttaatgacaaaatctgCCATTTAACAGTCGAGGTCGGTGCGGAGCCGTGTTATACATAGATGTTTGTTCACAACATGTCACCGTCACAACATGTGATATGTCTCTGACCTTTAAAAATGCAGAACAGCACGTACAAATATAGGGTAACTGTACTGGCAGTAAACATGTTAATTAGGTACAGGTGGATCGTAAAATGCGAAGGCTGGTGCTAAATGTTTTGGTGGGTCGCAAACACGAATGAATGGTATAAGGACTCTAATAACTTGTTATTAAATTGTAACACAGCATTCAGTTATCacttaaaatgatgacaaaaaagtGCAAATTAAATAGCTGGTAATATATGTTCTGCTTGGATTAATTGGCATTTACTTGAGAATGGGAACTGTTGAAAAATTGTGTCTCAGTATGGTATCACAGACCTACAGATGAATGTCTTAATGAgaaattttcataatttattcatCCAATAATAGTGAACATGAgcgaaaataattaatataataataataatctccttCTTCACACCCATTTATTGGAGTACATTCAGAGTAACAAAATTCATTGCTGAAAAACAGATGAGTACAGTGGTGCTGCATTAAATGGACAAAAAAGTGCAATAATTGGACTTTtgtctcaaaaaacaaacaagtgaaacaGCATCTGAAACATTTTGAGCTCATTTCTACTTCTATTAACATTTGTAAACCCATTCCTCCAGCTTTCACAGTGTAAATACTCATGTGGTTGAAGTTGAATACACTCAGAGAGCAACAAAATACCACCTACTCTCTGTCCAGTGAATTAATTCTTAAACATCACAGGACACACTGTTGAAATGATTAAACATTTTGGGggaatttaaataacttttttatcaGTCATGATTCTAACACAAACCCACTGCAATCAGCACAGATTTGTTGCAGTTTTGGATGTCTGCCACAGGATGGAATAACACATAAATTCTTATGtcattatgattaataataaagttgaatgtttaaggGCCTAGACTATATGATGACCTTTAGTGTCATCCCATTACAGTGTAAAACTGGAATAATATGTTTGTCATTGCTttttctgtatgccaaatgaTTTGTTACCTCAGAATCTACCCAGCCAGGTCAGAGTTCATGGAGACCTCTTGGGTGGACCTGGACTCTTGAAGAATTGGAAACAATTGTTTCCTGAGTTATTTgccattttcattcattaattcattttcacctgcttttccggggctgggtcgcgggggcagcagtcttaggagagaaccccagactttcctctttagacactttctccagctcctccgtggggatctcgaggcgttcccaggccagccgagagacataggcCCTCCAGCATGACCTGGGTCTtgcccgaggcctcctcccggtgggacatgcctggaacaccttcctaggtagacgtccaggaggcatctgaaacggatgcccgagccacctcagctaacttctctggatgtggaggaAAAGCGGCTCTacaccctgccaccctgtgaaggaaactcatttcagctgcttgtatccgagatcttgtcatttcggtcatgacccaaagctcatgaccgtAGGTGAGAGCAGGATCATAGATTGACCAGtgaatcgagagctttgcctttcggctcagctccttcttgcGACGTACAGACCGGTACATCgatcgcattactgctgccactgcaccaatccacctcTCAATCTCACGTACCGTCCTTTTCTTACTCGTAAAGTGTATTTGCCATTTTAggtgttaaatcttttaaaatcaatttcTTTATatgtaagctatatatatatatatatatatatatatatatatatatatatatatatatatatatatatatatatatatatatatatatatataaaagctatTATATGTACTAGTTTGGATGTAGATTATACCAGATTTTAACCAGTTTTTATAAAGACAGCTGAGAGAACACTCAACCTTGAGTAAGAAACCATTGTACTTTGAGTCCCATCACTACCAGTCTCTATATTGTGTTCTGTTGTTTCCTTCTTATGCTCcagttaggcatgggacgataaccgttttcaaggtataccgcggttttgaaaagtcaaggttttaaaaccaccaacattttctgcttTACCTTTTCTACAGTATATGTAggattttaatttcttttttttctccagcagaaaggatatccaaagatgccatttaaattataaataaatctgtgtttttgaaactaatgaaaacagcagaagtcaatgatttatcaaaattatttagcctcacatagtttactgctccaaaatatttgaaatctttcataaaataaaatatattgttttcaaaggggaaaataattgttgttttgtttttgtcatttaaaaagaatatattttagagcagtgagcacaataccgtgagatcgtgatatttttacccaaggttattatcataccgtcagaatcttataccagcccatgcctagctcCAGTATAAATGACCCAAATTTAATTAACAATGTTAAATCAAAATATCAGAAATCAAGGAAACCAGGAAAGTCATCAAAAGTAAACATGAATTAAAGATTTTAAATGCCAGGTTTAATCAAGGAACTTGTGATTCGATCAatgggtttttgtgtgtgtgtgtgtgcattcttAAAATAGATTTTGGTTTATACAGACTTTAatattctttctttttcattaaaggcatagttcacctaaaaatgcaAGTTTatgcattatttactcaccctcaagttgttataaacctttatgagtttctttattctgtggagtccaaaagaagatattttgaagaatgctgaaaacctctctttctctctcaccagGTGTTGCCTGCAGGTGTTGGATCTCAATGGACTTCAGTGTGAGGATGTGAGGGTTGAAGACTCGATGGGAGGCTGGTCGCTCACTGTCGCCCTTTGCTCCATGGTGCTACAGGCTCGAGCTGCTGCCTCCAGAGCTCACAGGAGAGACGGAGAACGAGAGAGAAAAAGAGGCCTGGAGGCAGAACGTGAACGAGGAGCCATCAAACGAGACCGGGGTACAGTGGAATGCGGGAATACCAGTGAAGGGAAGCATGAAGCAGTACAGAAGATGGAGTGCAGTAGTAACCAAACAACATTACCAGAAGAGTCTGTGAAGGGTGTCAGGAGGAGGATGGAGATCCTGAGGAGAAAGACTCAATGTGAAGTTAAACCAAACACCAGCGGAAATAATGCTAGGTTGTGTGAACAAGACTGGGAGGATGTAGTTGTGGTTCATATTAGGGCTGATCTTTTTGTCAATTGCCGTTCCTGGGAGCGCGTACGGGATGCTCTTAGTCAACCAGGCCCAATACGGCTCCATTGCCGCTATCTTCGCGTAGAGGAGCTCTCTGCGTCCTCCATAGCTACTTTATTGGGTCTCTTGCCTCAGCAGGATCTCCTTGGTGTGGACATCCGCTACTCCAGCCTCGGGGTGTCAGGTTTGGCTATGTTACTTCCACTTTTAGCTCCCTTCCCTCAGCTTCACTCTCTCAGACTGCATTACTGTAACTTGGACTTGCAACGCACCCAGcctggccagcagggggcactccaGGACATGTGTAAAGGGCTGAGTTCACTGAAAAAACTCAAGAGATTATGCCTGACCGCTCTCCGACTGCCAGGACACCTGCGTCTGCTGCTCAGGTTAATGCATACATACACATGTTGGAGGTTCACAGGTTTGTTTATCTGAATTACACAAATCAAGTGCTGAAGCAAAAATATAGACCTCCAAACAAAAGATTGCATCAATGAAAGTATACAGTCCTGCTTTTAAACTCTGGTTAAAGAACACAAgtactatatttttaatttcacgtACTTGATCAATGTTTATTGTGCAAGAAAGTGTTGAATTTTATTACCAAAACCTATAACATGCACTTATAACAAATGATTTAATCAAATAACTCAAGTGGGCAAACAagtaaaataactatatatatatatatatatatatatatatatatatatatatatatatatatatatatatatatatatatatatatatatatatatatataacaaatatatgcacacaatgtgtgtaaatgtataatagAACGtataatataaacagatgttaCTTAGGGCAAATATGTAAGAAGAAGAATGCGATTCAAACACAGTTTTATACAAATTATGTGCTGCACCCCTAAGGAAAATGCATCAATCTTTGTTATTGTAATCCTTTAACCGTCGGCCCCACTTTTTGAGCAAAGATGTGAAAATGGCGTTCAACTTAAATCTTCAGCGATTTGGGGCACAGATTTAGACTGATCCAATTTTAAGGGAATgttcaaaatgtttaataaatctaaagTTATGTACATTtaagtttatgaaaataataaaacaatacatattttatagATCTGTATTTTTCAGATTGTGTTTTTACagaaaattaaagcaaaatatttgaacaaactACATTCCAATTTTGAAGTTGATATTAGGTATAGGTTGGTTGAGTTTCTGATGGTAtaataatcttggataaaaataccacagtTTTACAGTATCActatattgtgattactgctttaaaataattataaataatttatttataatgatataatttattaaataattatttttaaatgtttgggtaaaacaaagcaaaaaacgtTGTCCCATTAAACACAGTATGTTTTATTTTAGGacacattaataatattttagaacagtaaacatgtcaggctaaataatcaaatcattgactcctgctgtcttcattagttttaaaaacgctgatttctttacaacacataaaaaatacataaaaaatcttTACATGTACTTTAGAAATGATATAACAGacaattttaaaaccttgacttttccaaactgcggtaaaccttgaaaccagttatcgtctTAGTTGATGTCTACCTGCCTAGTTGATGTCTAAAAAACAAAATagctttcagtaagattttgttttgGCACAGAACCAAACATTACCATCcgacaatatttataaaataatcatCAAATTCTGAAGGATTATGGATAGTTAGTTTGGTGGTATTTGATCCTGTtatattttttaatctgtttCACTTTCCATGTAGAAAAAAATGGgggtaaatatgtatttataatccTTATACCTTTCCAATGAtttatagtttgtcatgattggaATAGGACTTACTTGCATTATATAATGAAGTAAGCTTAAGCATTCCGCTGGTGCAACACTGGTTACTGTTAAGGGTTAAGCATTTGGTACAGTTTGTTTAACTGGAccatttacagtttatttatttatttcaccaaCATCTGACAGTCATGACATatgtgattttaatttaaaattgaaattttGTATCAGAGTCTTGGCTGTCTTAGTAACAACAAGTAGAATGCATTAGTGCATTAGAATTGTTTTACTTTATACTAGAGCTGCATGATGTTGGAAAAATATTTAGCTTTGCTGCGATATTGTGATATGAATGAAAATTTTATCAGATGatatgaatagctctatttgagaAGATTTTATTAGTTTAGATCGACTGGGGTGATCAAGTCTTTGTTATGCAGTGCATCTacacaaaacataataaactgcaagcaaatataaatacgacagaacaaaaaaaagtgctttagggttttctgaggagtctaacaGTTTTCAAATATAGAAAACAATCAAACTTAGAATAACATGGtcattcattgtataaataattgtatacaataatataaaacaaatatttagtaatatatttGAATCTTTAATAAAGagtctaatcctgcgatgtgacttacggatacacacattgcaatatcgatgctcaaatgatactCTTCAGCCCTACGTTTTCTATATTTCGATGTTTTGTAATACAGTGAAGTTAACAAAAGtaaatatgagtaaataaataaaagtactcTGATAAATTAAAGATacttaaaaatgtacttaattacagtagtGATGTAAAATGCTTAGTTACTGTCCTGCTTACTCTGTGCATATACTTTCCTGTTTGCAGTTCTCTCTCCCAGCCTCTGGAGGTGCTTGAGCTGCCGTACCTGTGCCTGACCTCAACAGACCTGGCCTATCTGTCCTGCAGCCAGCATGCTTCAACCCTGAGAGAACTGGACCTGAGTGAGAACTGGCTGGATGATTCCTCCCTGCCGTCATTGCGCCGTCTCTTAGGTCAAGCCGAAAACTCTCTCAGCCAGCTCTCTCTGTGCGGTTGTGGTCTCTCCGATGCTCTCCTCGGAGCTCTTCTCCCCTCGCTTTCCTGCTGTCGAGTTTTACGCAGCTTAAGACTGGCCCTAAACCCGCTCTCTAGGACAGGACTTGTTTCTCTGGCCCGAACGGCAGCTGGTATTCCTTCTCTTCGTCTGCTGCTGTATCCCAACCCGCTGGAGGAATACGAGGCTGGTCTGCCAGCTCTGCCCTCCAGTGCTCAGCTGCTGGACTGGCCTCTGCTGGAGGAGCCCGAGAGCCGCCAATTAACTCTGAGGATGCTGGATGAGGTTTTGAGTTCGAGAGGACGCTCTCGAGACCTTCTTGTGACCTCTGACCTTTTAAACTATAGTCCAGATTTGGCTGTGGAGGATTAAAAAGTGAATGCATCAAGAGTTC harbors:
- the maf1b gene encoding MAF1 homolog, negative regulator of RNA polymerase III b, which codes for MKLLENSRFEALSSQLCVETGDAQIIGRIESYSCKMAGDDKHMFKQFCQEGEPHVLEALSPPQSSSAPSPNLLGKSGEDIENPLSDKCCRKTLFYLITTLNESFRPDYDFSAARAHEFSREPSANWVANSVNSSLYSAVGEQFNSLGPELWTAIDQEINLQGCDIYSYNPDLDSDPFGEEGSLWSFNYFFYNKKLKRILFFTCRSVSVLSSYGRSGLDNELDMELDDEEELDGFMEDRIPRALCV
- the si:ch73-174h16.4 gene encoding leucine-rich repeat-containing protein 14 — translated: MVLSLVNLCAREVVSDHSSSPYWLSCVPRELYRALLDAAFTHCRPLAVGELVQRWPERILTAGGSRRVGQSQCPPNRLCVQALLLAVVRGLSDKRCCLQVLDLNGLQCEDVRVEDSMGGWSLTVALCSMVLQARAAASRAHRRDGERERKRGLEAERERGAIKRDRGTVECGNTSEGKHEAVQKMECSSNQTTLPEESVKGVRRRMEILRRKTQCEVKPNTSGNNARLCEQDWEDVVVVHIRADLFVNCRSWERVRDALSQPGPIRLHCRYLRVEELSASSIATLLGLLPQQDLLGVDIRYSSLGVSGLAMLLPLLAPFPQLHSLRLHYCNLDLQRTQPGQQGALQDMCKGLSSLKKLKRLCLTALRLPGHLRLLLSSLSQPLEVLELPYLCLTSTDLAYLSCSQHASTLRELDLSENWLDDSSLPSLRRLLGQAENSLSQLSLCGCGLSDALLGALLPSLSCCRVLRSLRLALNPLSRTGLVSLARTAAGIPSLRLLLYPNPLEEYEAGLPALPSSAQLLDWPLLEEPESRQLTLRMLDEVLSSRGRSRDLLVTSDLLNYSPDLAVED